Proteins from one Anopheles nili chromosome 2, idAnoNiliSN_F5_01, whole genome shotgun sequence genomic window:
- the LOC128720687 gene encoding elongation of very long chain fatty acids protein AAEL008004-like, which yields MDVRDNFTDFTLASNYIMQLAIDEYQTDRNWTRLIDRYWNLVEDLIGDPRAKNLPFMDNPLPTLGMVLTYLVWVLIIGPTYMRDRKPMQLTNTLFYYNFGQVLLSAYMFYEHLMAGWARGYSLTCQPVDYNDDHLSRRMFNLCYIYYLSKLSEFADTVFFVLRKKKSQISYLHLYHHSLTPIEAWILTKFLAGGNATLPNIINNFVHTLMYFYYMLSAMGPRYQKYLWWKKYMTEIQIAQFVICIGHAINALLTDCAFPKFITLLLLCNASIFFVLFMNFYLENYRKQTSGKTVQETHTTTPDASGHQQELTETRQKQQ from the exons ATGGACGTCAGAGACAACTTCACCGACTTTACTCTTGCATCGAACTACATCATGCAGCTAGCGATCGATGAATATCAAACCGATCGCAATTGGACgcgattgatcgatcggtACTGGAATCTGGTAGAAGATTTAATTGGAG ATCCACGCGCGAAAAACCTGCCATTTATGGACAACCCGCTGCCGACACTCGGAATGGTGCTAACATACCTCGTTTGGGTGCTGATCATCGGACCGACGTATATGCGTGACCGAAAACCGATGCAGTTGACTAACACGCTCTTCTACTACAATTTCGGTCAGGTCCTGTTGAGCGCCTACATGTTCTATGAG CATCTGATGGCCGGATGGGCTCGCGGTTACAGTTTGACATGCCAACCGGTGGACTACAATGACGATCACCTCTCGCGTCGG ATGTTCAATCTCTGCTACATCTACTACCTTTCGAAGCTGTCTGAATTTGCGGATACAGTGTTTTTCGTGCTGCGCAAGAAAAAGTCGCAAATCTCTTACTTACACCTCTATCATCATTCGCTCACACCGATCGAGGCTTGGATATTAACCAAGTTCCTGGCAG GCGGAAATGCAACGCTTCccaacatcatcaacaacttTGTCCACACGCTAATGTACTTCTACTACATGCTCTCTGCGATGGGACCGCGCTATCAGAAGTACCTCTGGTGGAAGAAGTACATGACCGAGATCCAGATA GCCCAGTTCGTTATCTGCATCGGGCATGCGATCAACGCGCTGCTCACGGATTGTGCTTTCCCGAAGTTCATcaccctgctgctgctctgcAATGCGAGCATATTCTTCGTGTTGTTTATGAACTTCTATCTGGAAAATTACCGGAAGCAGACCAGCGGTAAAACGGTACAGgaaacacacaccaccactCCGGACGCCTCTGGACACCAGCAGGAACTGACGGAGACGcggcaaaaacaacaataa